The Paenibacillus sp. FSL R7-0204 genome includes a region encoding these proteins:
- a CDS encoding GNAT family N-acetyltransferase: MKAIKTGQLAGNVIRLLPLTAEHKPELTKVLHNPLIWEYTWRRISSEEEAGQLADAALANQAAGKDMPYVMVEQASGRIVGTTRLMHLDLTHRNAEIGCTWISPDYWRTAVNTESKLLLLQYAFEVLGLIRVDFSIVSHNLRSQQAIERIGAVREGVLRKHRITADGTVMDNVLYSIIDEEWPAVKQNLLYLVNEKYN, encoded by the coding sequence TTGAAAGCAATAAAAACAGGCCAGCTTGCAGGCAACGTAATCCGGCTGTTACCCCTGACGGCGGAGCATAAACCTGAGCTTACCAAGGTGCTGCACAATCCGCTGATCTGGGAGTACACCTGGAGACGGATCAGCTCAGAGGAAGAGGCAGGACAACTGGCGGATGCGGCTCTGGCGAATCAGGCAGCAGGCAAGGATATGCCCTATGTAATGGTGGAGCAGGCATCCGGCCGGATCGTAGGGACTACGCGGTTAATGCATCTGGACCTTACGCATCGTAATGCAGAGATCGGCTGCACCTGGATCTCCCCGGATTACTGGAGAACTGCAGTGAATACGGAGTCGAAGCTGCTTCTGCTGCAATATGCCTTCGAGGTGCTGGGGCTGATCCGGGTAGACTTCTCCATTGTCAGTCACAATCTGCGCTCGCAGCAGGCCATCGAGCGGATTGGAGCGGTACGGGAGGGTGTCCTGCGCAAGCACCGGATCACCGCTGACGGTACTGTTATGGACAATGTGCTGTACAGTATTATCGATGAGGAATGGCCTGCGGTGAAGCAGAATCTGCTATATCTAGTGAATGAGAAATACAATTAG
- the thrS gene encoding threonine--tRNA ligase — MEIQVQLPDGANRRYSRNTTIAQIAESISVSLRKNAVAGKIDGRLVDLDCPVEGDSLVEIVSEGSSDGLMIHRHSTAHVMAQAIKRIYGERNVKLGIGPVIEDGFYYDIDIAQPLSSEDLAAIEREMGKIIKENLPIRRRVVSRAEAVQFFEQLEEPLKLELLRDLPEDAVISLYEQGEFTDLCRGPHLPSTGRIKAFKLLSVAGAYWRGDADNQVLQRIYGTALLSTALLEEHLHLLEEAKKRDHRKLGKELGLFMFSEEAPGMPFYLAKGMLIRTALEDFSRKLQRADGYEEVRSPLMMNRRLWEQSGHWDHYKDEMYFTKVDETDFALKPMNCPGHMLIYKNSLRSYRDLPIRIAEYGQVHRHESSGALNGMMRVRTFCQDDAHLFVLPEQIESEISRVLELIDQFYSIFGFEYKVELSTRPEDYMGSEELWDQAEESLTRVLKKNGIEYRVNAGDGAFYGPKIDFHVLDALKRSWQCGTIQLDFQMPEKFDLTYIGEDNNKHRPVVIHRAVFGSIDRFMGILTEHYSGAFPLWLSPVQVKVLPVSVVHDEYAERVRRQFATAGLRVEVDSRNEKLGYRIREAQLEKIPYMLVLGDQEQNDGTISVRSRADKTLFTLSAQEFIQQLTAKIDGWE, encoded by the coding sequence ATGGAGATTCAAGTGCAGCTGCCGGATGGAGCAAATAGGAGGTATTCGCGTAACACCACAATTGCGCAGATTGCGGAGTCGATTAGCGTAAGTCTAAGGAAGAATGCAGTAGCCGGCAAAATCGATGGCAGACTCGTTGACCTTGATTGTCCGGTTGAAGGGGACAGCCTCGTGGAGATTGTGTCAGAGGGCAGCAGCGACGGGCTGATGATTCACAGACACAGCACTGCCCATGTGATGGCCCAGGCAATCAAACGGATCTATGGAGAACGGAACGTGAAGCTGGGAATTGGTCCGGTGATTGAGGACGGCTTCTATTACGATATAGATATTGCCCAGCCTCTGTCCAGCGAGGATCTTGCTGCGATTGAGCGGGAGATGGGGAAGATCATCAAGGAGAACCTGCCGATCCGGCGCCGGGTGGTCAGCCGGGCGGAAGCGGTGCAGTTCTTTGAACAGCTGGAAGAGCCGCTGAAGCTGGAGCTGCTCCGGGATCTGCCGGAGGACGCGGTCATCAGCCTGTATGAGCAAGGCGAATTCACGGACCTGTGCCGGGGGCCGCATCTGCCCTCCACTGGCCGGATTAAGGCGTTCAAGCTGCTTAGTGTAGCGGGTGCCTACTGGCGCGGGGATGCTGACAATCAGGTGCTTCAGCGGATATACGGCACAGCTCTCCTGAGCACAGCGCTACTTGAGGAGCATCTGCACCTGCTGGAGGAAGCGAAGAAACGGGATCACCGGAAGCTGGGCAAGGAGCTAGGCTTGTTCATGTTCTCCGAGGAAGCGCCGGGCATGCCGTTCTACCTGGCCAAAGGGATGCTGATCCGCACAGCGCTGGAGGATTTCTCCCGCAAGCTGCAGCGTGCCGACGGGTACGAAGAGGTCCGCTCGCCGCTGATGATGAACCGCCGTCTGTGGGAGCAATCCGGACATTGGGATCATTACAAGGACGAGATGTATTTCACGAAGGTGGATGAGACAGATTTTGCGCTGAAGCCGATGAACTGTCCGGGACACATGCTGATCTACAAGAACAGCCTCCGTTCTTACCGGGATCTGCCGATCCGCATTGCAGAATACGGCCAGGTTCACCGCCATGAATCCTCCGGCGCGCTGAACGGGATGATGCGGGTCCGTACTTTTTGCCAGGATGATGCCCATTTGTTCGTGCTGCCGGAGCAGATTGAATCCGAGATCTCGCGGGTGCTGGAACTGATCGACCAGTTCTATTCCATCTTCGGATTCGAATACAAGGTGGAGCTATCCACACGCCCGGAGGATTATATGGGGTCCGAAGAGCTCTGGGATCAGGCGGAGGAGTCGCTTACGCGGGTGCTGAAGAAGAATGGAATCGAATACCGGGTGAATGCGGGAGATGGCGCTTTTTACGGACCGAAGATCGATTTCCATGTCCTCGATGCCCTGAAACGCAGCTGGCAATGCGGTACAATTCAACTGGATTTCCAGATGCCCGAGAAGTTCGACCTGACTTACATTGGCGAAGATAACAACAAGCATCGTCCGGTTGTCATCCATCGTGCGGTGTTCGGCTCCATTGACAGGTTCATGGGTATTCTAACAGAGCACTATAGCGGAGCGTTTCCGCTGTGGCTGTCTCCGGTGCAGGTCAAAGTGCTGCCAGTCTCTGTGGTTCATGACGAGTATGCCGAGCGGGTCAGAAGACAGTTTGCTACAGCCGGACTGCGGGTAGAAGTAGATTCCCGGAATGAGAAGCTGGGCTACAGGATTCGTGAAGCTCAGCTGGAGAAAATCCCTTATATGCTGGTGCTGGGAGATCAGGAGCAGAATGATGGAACAATCTCGGTAAGAAGCCGTGCGGATAAGACATTATTCACACTGAGCGCCCAGGAGTTCATTCAGCAACTGACTGCTAAGATTGACGGATGGGAATAA
- a CDS encoding HAD family hydrolase, with protein MIDSNCTRREHPGEMKDSLKHILFDLDGTLTDPKEGITKSVEYALNQFSLEVEHPDLLIPYIGPPLYDSFIEIQGFTAEAAAQAVEFYRERYRTLGMFENHVIPGIPALLESLRAKGFELYVATSKPIVFAEQILRHYELDGFFKYAAGSNLDGTRSKKREVIQHVLDENNLLASQSLMIGDREHDIIGAKACGVASVGVLFGYGSEEELSAAGADYIAPSVRSVEDIILRIQRNELNG; from the coding sequence ATGATAGATAGCAACTGCACACGAAGGGAGCATCCGGGAGAGATGAAGGACAGCTTGAAGCATATCTTATTTGATCTGGACGGCACACTGACTGACCCCAAGGAAGGCATTACCAAAAGTGTAGAGTATGCGCTTAACCAATTCAGCTTAGAGGTGGAGCATCCTGATCTGCTGATTCCGTACATAGGCCCGCCGCTATATGATTCTTTTATCGAAATTCAGGGCTTCACGGCGGAGGCGGCGGCACAGGCTGTGGAGTTCTACCGGGAGCGTTACCGGACGCTGGGGATGTTCGAGAACCATGTGATTCCAGGCATTCCAGCGCTGTTGGAGAGCTTGAGGGCCAAAGGGTTCGAGCTGTATGTGGCAACCTCAAAGCCTATTGTATTCGCTGAGCAGATTCTCCGGCATTATGAGCTGGACGGGTTCTTCAAGTATGCGGCAGGCAGTAACCTGGATGGCACACGCTCGAAGAAGCGCGAGGTGATTCAGCATGTACTGGACGAGAATAATCTTCTTGCTTCGCAGTCGCTGATGATCGGGGACCGGGAGCATGACATTATTGGTGCAAAAGCCTGCGGCGTAGCCTCAGTGGGCGTGTTGTTCGGCTATGGTTCTGAGGAGGAATTATCGGCGGCCGGAGCCGATTATATTGCACCTTCAGTACGTAGTGTGGAGGATATTATCCTGCGGATACAGAGGAATGAGCTGAACGGATAA
- a CDS encoding glycoside hydrolase family 64 protein: protein MSKKWLMTMLAFVLLLSCLPMFNSKAAAADYTQGVDLSGTSATIWFKSTVNTSWVDVHYKVNSGTQSNFRSTYNNSKSRYEQVVTGIASGTVLSYFFTYNNGTPAYDTGWFNYTAGTAPTTGPTTPPSGSSGSIYSIAASSIPTPPAGSVSVKVMNGTGGAYPDSQIYWGVLGINPANGKWSYLDLNGNLTPISNALNNASGHLTKSGVNYANIYHTINEASWVTLPKITSGRMFLSVGTPLYIKTYDDGFAGPDIDNPTDPNRNLYFDFVEFTVDATGYHGNTTRVDAFGFPIQHRLVGLSGGYDKTVGELESETRAGIFTKYQNEVPSAFKSLATEQAPYRIIAPVHGSFKAGGANANYFAGYSSYSTQDILRNDGSLIDAATSAAINRHVYTTSNWNNVANYYNAAPANFYAKFWHDHSISGLAYGFPYDDVNGQAAYLEVGDPKGLIIRVAW, encoded by the coding sequence ATGTCCAAAAAATGGCTAATGACGATGCTTGCGTTCGTGCTTCTGCTCTCTTGCCTGCCCATGTTCAATTCCAAAGCAGCCGCGGCAGACTACACCCAAGGGGTAGACCTGTCGGGAACCTCGGCTACCATCTGGTTCAAATCCACAGTAAATACCAGTTGGGTGGACGTCCATTACAAGGTGAATTCGGGGACTCAAAGCAATTTCCGATCAACGTATAACAACAGCAAATCGCGTTATGAGCAGGTGGTTACAGGAATCGCCAGCGGCACAGTACTCTCTTACTTCTTCACCTACAACAACGGCACTCCGGCGTATGACACCGGCTGGTTCAACTACACTGCCGGAACTGCACCAACCACAGGGCCGACAACTCCGCCGTCCGGTTCTTCAGGCTCCATCTATTCCATTGCTGCTTCTTCAATCCCGACACCGCCAGCTGGCTCTGTCTCCGTCAAAGTCATGAACGGAACAGGCGGTGCTTATCCTGACAGCCAGATCTACTGGGGAGTGCTCGGCATCAACCCGGCCAATGGCAAATGGAGTTATCTGGACCTGAATGGCAATCTCACTCCGATCTCGAATGCGCTGAACAATGCTTCAGGCCATCTGACCAAGAGCGGCGTGAATTATGCCAATATCTATCACACGATTAATGAGGCTTCCTGGGTAACGCTGCCCAAAATCACCTCCGGCCGCATGTTCCTCAGTGTAGGCACACCGCTGTACATCAAGACCTATGACGACGGCTTCGCCGGACCGGATATTGATAATCCGACCGATCCTAACCGTAATCTCTATTTCGACTTCGTTGAATTCACGGTAGATGCTACAGGCTATCATGGCAATACCACCCGTGTAGATGCCTTCGGCTTCCCGATCCAGCACCGGCTGGTAGGCTTGTCCGGCGGTTATGACAAGACGGTAGGAGAGCTGGAATCGGAGACACGGGCCGGCATTTTCACCAAATACCAGAATGAAGTTCCGTCCGCCTTCAAATCGCTGGCAACTGAGCAGGCACCTTACCGGATTATTGCTCCAGTCCATGGATCATTCAAAGCCGGTGGGGCCAATGCGAATTACTTTGCAGGGTATTCCAGCTATAGCACCCAGGATATTCTGCGCAATGACGGTTCGCTAATCGATGCCGCCACTTCCGCTGCGATCAACCGCCATGTCTACACCACTAGCAACTGGAACAACGTAGCGAACTATTACAATGCGGCTCCTGCGAACTTTTATGCGAAATTCTGGCATGACCACAGCATCAGCGGACTGGCTTACGGTTTCCCGTATGACGATGTGAACGGCCAGGCAGCCTACCTGGAAGTCGGTGACCCTAAAGGCCTGATTATCCGCGTGGCCTGGTAA